The following is a genomic window from Verrucomicrobiota bacterium.
GTCCGTTAGATTGAAATTTCTATCTTTGAGTTCCTGAACCAGCTCGGCGTAGCGAGTCTCTGATATTTCCGGAGAGCGAGACATGAGCCACGCCATCTTCAGGTTCGGATGACCGACCAGTGTCTCGGAGTAGTCGGAATCCACATACAAGACAAGATAAGGAGCAGAAATCACGGTGAAAAACCTCATTTTCCACTCTGCATTCGTTTCTGAATCCACTACTTTACCTACGGGATGATAGGTTTTTATCGGACCATCAAAACCTCCTTTTCGAAACCGGTAAGTGGTCAGAATTCGGCTGTTATCATCAAGTTCATAGCTTTCCGTGGCATTATAGGCATTCCTATCAAGCATGGTGGGCGTGTAACCGTGGACATACCAGGTTCCCATAAAACGGTTGATGTCTACGTTGGCCGCCATCTCGGGCAGGTTTTCGTAAGTCTTACATCCTGTCAGGATCGCGGTGATACTCATAGCTAAGGTAATTATAATAGTTTTTAGCTTATTCATGTTTTTAAAGTGTTGGTTGATTCCCGAGCGTGTGGATTTGACCGGTAGATAAACCAGGCACCCAGTCCGAAGGAAAGAGCCACACCAGGACCAAAGGCCCAGGCGATTCCTCGCTGAACGGCTACGGGTTGCTCAATCGAGCCTTCCACAAATCCGATCCAGGACAGTAGTAAGCCAGTGGCCACCAGACCCAAAGCGCGGGAGATTTTGGTAGCCATTTTCCAAAGCCCATAGTACGCACCCGATAAGGGTACGCGGTGAGAGTTTTCATCCTCTTCCACTATGTCAGAAAAGAGGGATTCCAGAAGAGCTACACAAGCAACCAGACTACCTCCCATTGCGGCCACGGCCAATACTGGCCAAAGTTGTCCAGGAGCGAAAAGCGGGTAAGCAACTGCCGTTACCAAAGTCAGCAACAATATACCCCATAAGCAGAGTAATCGCTTTTCGTACAGTCGGGATAATTTTAACCAAACCGGAACAGAGGCCATAATAACAAGGGTTAACACCAGAAGCAACGTGCCTATCTGCTGCTCGGAAAATCCGAGACGAACCTTGTAATACAATAATGCGAGACTGGAATTGAATGCACGGCCAAGTGCGATAAATACAAACCCAGTTGTCACCAAAATAAAAGCGCGAGACTTGAAGGCCAAGGCTAGATGTTGCAACGAAAACCGATTGGTTTC
Proteins encoded in this region:
- a CDS encoding lipocalin family protein; protein product: MNKLKTIIITLAMSITAILTGCKTYENLPEMAANVDINRFMGTWYVHGYTPTMLDRNAYNATESYELDDNSRILTTYRFRKGGFDGPIKTYHPVGKVVDSETNAEWKMRFFTVISAPYLVLYVDSDYSETLVGHPNLKMAWLMSRSPEISETRYAELVQELKDRNFNLTDFVQVPQRWDEPR
- a CDS encoding MFS transporter, encoding MTWRTKSGFGLAEIGLSAVELMLQIYLLELYVVAGLNPLFAGLALALAVAWDAVSDPLMGVISDQTKAKTAAGKRLPYFFAGTVLMGIAFACLFNPPASTGQWSLFLYLLGMYLLLNTSLTLVGVPHLAMVNDLSGSKEERADLFSWRLMCGALGLLLGLSAPLAIASTLLQEELEVSQSLLMDNRRMAGLVIGATATMLSVITGFAVLKPLGTVRSAELEVETNRFSLQHLALAFKSRAFILVTTGFVFIALGRAFNSSLALLYYKVRLGFSEQQIGTLLLVLTLVIMASVPVWLKLSRLYEKRLLCLWGILLLTLVTAVAYPLFAPGQLWPVLAVAAMGGSLVACVALLESLFSDIVEEDENSHRVPLSGAYYGLWKMATKISRALGLVATGLLLSWIGFVEGSIEQPVAVQRGIAWAFGPGVALSFGLGAWFIYRSNPHARESTNTLKT